In Shinella sp. XGS7, a single genomic region encodes these proteins:
- a CDS encoding DUF3079 domain-containing protein has product MLARMSKRFPMTPPKPERVCWGCDLYCRADDMRCGNGSIATSHPSELFGSDWMSWGIDATAEVNAPGSSAPASVGIVSKGQDQGQ; this is encoded by the coding sequence ATGCTGGCGCGTATGAGCAAGCGTTTTCCGATGACACCACCTAAGCCCGAAAGAGTCTGTTGGGGCTGTGACTTGTACTGTCGTGCCGACGATATGCGATGTGGCAACGGCAGCATTGCCACCTCCCATCCAAGTGAGCTATTCGGTAGTGACTGGATGTCCTGGGGCATCGACGCTACTGCGGAGGTAAACGCGCCAGGTAGCTCGGCCCCGGCGTCAGTGGGCATCGTCAGCAAGGGGCAAGACCAGGGGCAGTAG
- the stbB gene encoding StbB family protein yields the protein MASLLPTSPPGRLNRKALAFDDEIERLRTNGYTLGAIRQALADAGIHVSLATVSRELNRIARRRQLVARPDMRAAQTPSAAVHKGHTAPPGSPARTAAAAPSLNSTARSSGKALADAYMSRLETNPFIRAKECPMKIAVISFSGNVGKSTIARHLLLPRMPQAELLNVESLNADEDSNRAIRGSRFGELHEYLQTIDHAVVDIGASNVEDLLALMRRYRGSHENFDAFVIPSVAATKQQKDTMATLADLSRMGIPPERLKLVFNMVEDDEEVEDIFFPLLSFLRDNPIAHARPDCKLPFNEIYRRMQAGHGDLFELAADDTDYKTAILKEPDKGAKIQLARRMANRQLALGAIPELDACFAALELGSLVEPAMEQVSLLS from the coding sequence ATGGCCTCGCTGCTGCCCACCAGCCCTCCTGGACGTTTGAACCGAAAGGCACTCGCCTTCGACGACGAGATCGAGCGCCTGCGCACGAACGGCTACACCCTCGGCGCAATCCGCCAGGCGCTCGCAGACGCTGGCATCCATGTCAGCCTCGCAACCGTGTCGCGAGAGCTGAACCGGATCGCGCGTCGCCGCCAGCTTGTGGCTCGACCCGACATGCGGGCAGCTCAAACGCCATCTGCGGCGGTCCATAAAGGGCACACCGCCCCGCCAGGATCACCCGCGCGAACTGCCGCTGCTGCCCCCTCGCTGAACTCAACAGCTCGCAGCTCTGGCAAGGCGCTCGCGGACGCCTACATGAGCAGGCTGGAGACCAACCCCTTCATCCGCGCCAAGGAGTGCCCCATGAAGATCGCCGTCATCAGCTTCTCCGGCAACGTCGGGAAGTCCACCATCGCCCGCCACCTGCTGCTGCCTCGCATGCCACAGGCCGAGCTGCTCAACGTCGAGAGCCTGAATGCCGACGAAGACAGCAATCGTGCCATCCGTGGCAGCCGCTTCGGTGAACTTCATGAGTACCTCCAGACCATTGACCATGCGGTGGTGGACATCGGTGCCAGCAATGTCGAAGACCTGCTGGCCCTGATGCGCCGCTACCGCGGCAGCCACGAGAACTTCGACGCCTTTGTCATCCCTTCTGTGGCCGCGACCAAGCAGCAGAAGGACACGATGGCGACGCTGGCTGACCTCTCGAGGATGGGGATACCGCCGGAACGCCTGAAGCTCGTGTTCAACATGGTCGAGGATGATGAGGAAGTGGAGGACATCTTTTTCCCGCTGCTCAGTTTCCTCAGAGACAACCCCATCGCCCACGCCAGACCCGACTGCAAGCTGCCGTTCAACGAGATCTATCGACGAATGCAGGCAGGCCACGGCGACCTGTTCGAGCTTGCTGCCGATGACACCGACTACAAGACAGCGATTCTGAAGGAACCGGACAAAGGGGCAAAGATCCAGCTGGCCCGTCGGATGGCCAATCGCCAGCTGGCCTTGGGAGCCATTCCCGAGCTGGACG